The segment CTTACAATTGAGATCGGTAGTATAAAGCAGAATGAATTGTTCCAACAATGATGACATGCTGTCATGACCCTACAGCCGCCATGTTTCACAGATAGCACAAGGCTCTTATGTTAAATCACAATATTTTCCTTTCACtaaatagaaaagttttcatCTATTTTGGCCTCATCCGTCCACAAAACCATTTTCCAAAAGCTCTCTGGTTTAATATTTAGCAACCGGCAGATGAGTTCATTCACTCCACTGTGCTGGGACTTCTGACGCATTAGTAgatttctgatttatttctgaCTCATTATGTcatatttctttgtgttttcctctgttcAAATAATCAGTGAAAATTAAGCAAACTGCAGATGGTTGGTAATGCTTTTTTTGGAGGGTGGTGTCATTCTCCTTGCAGAACTGCCATGCACACCATTGTTCTTTAGTGTCTTCTTGACGATGCACTTAAACCATGAACACTAacagactcagaaacaaagaatATTAAATTGCTTTTCTTATCAAATAACTGACAGTGTAATACTTTTGCCTCTTTAGTTGggtttctttctttgctttcagGACTTATTGGAAAACCCAGTGGTGtcacataaaataaactttcaagcAGCAAATAGTAAAACAGCCAGAGTTTATAAAGCTTAGAGTTTGTATGGAGAATTTTGCCCTTTTGGGGATCTCTATTAAGCTAACCAGCAGCTTCCAGCCTTTATGCTAAGCTACCTAGCTTATGTAGCTCTTTATGTATCATAGATATACGTATAGCATATGAAATATTTGTGTACTTGCCATTTTGTACACTCAAAATGTAAATCAGTTTTCATCAAAGTCTTCATTTATTCCTTACAGATGCAAACCATAGTCCTTATTTGACGCAACCAAAACTGACACAGAATTTATCAATCTAAGTTAGGCAAATCCAGTAAATCTTTTCCAAGAATGCTTCTTAATGCCAAGTTTGTACAAAAagaattttatttcctttttttttcatcaaaacaaCGAATCCATCTGAAGTGTTTAAACCAAATGTTAGTCTGCATTTTAGGCTTTGGCTGTCCTTTGGCTGTGTTGTTTGGGCCACAGAATACCACTGCTGCTGAAGAGCAGCTGGGAGCAAAGGTCATGGTTGGACGCACTTTTCAGGCTGGGCTAAATTTGGGTCTGGGCCTAAACAAAGGTGAAGTATGGCACTTTGGAAAAATGTGTTGTACTATTCACAGAATTATAGCATCTTCTTTATGTGTCCAGCATGCAGATCagtgagaagaaaaacagtgatGAGGATAGGTGGATATTTACTTGAACTTTTAGAAATAGCTGTATGCCCAACTCAGAGTCTGGTGAGCTATCTTCATTTATTGGTTGTTCCAAGAACCTTAGACTTTATAAACAACCCTGTCAAAGGGCAACGTTGTCATGAATGGCAGCTTGTCATCTAGATACATCATGTCTACGGTTGCTTCAAAATGCCTCTATTTTTGGAGAAGTGGAAagaactacaaaacaaaaacaaaccagtttgtttttctttaatgagaCTGAATTATGTGGATGTGTTGACATTGTAATCTGTGACTGTGCTTCTTTGTAAATTTATAAATGccatctcttttcttttgcacagaACAAAATCATTCATACAAAATGCCCAAAGAATCCCAAACACATATGATTCCTATTTCCATATTCATGAGCCCTGTGATGCTGTTCTTAAATGTGTAACTCAAAGCAGACGGATGACACCAAATATGTGCCAATTCGAAGccgcaaaagaaagaaaatggagtTGGTTTGCATGCTTTCCTTTAGTTCTCTCTGAGGCTCTGTAGAAGATTTTCTGTGATGGAGAAAAAGTGAGAGGGATCATAGGAACTCTGAGTAACCGTCTGCACCAGAGATACTTTCTATACTGTATGCTGCAAACTACCGTCAAGCCAGTAATGAGGAACACCGCAGAGAGGACATCCTTGAGTCGACCAATGGATATAACAGGACAGCTTCTTGGAAAATCTTTGTTTCAGCTGAGGCTGAAAGCATAAATGGGGGGATATTAAAAGAACAATAAAGGAAGGAAATGAAGAATTTTAAGGGCAAGATGACTTTTCTGATTTGGTCTCTCTGCTTTTGCCATGTGTCTCAGccaaaaaacagatttcttgtGTCATCCTGACACAACCTAGCTCCTGTCCCAGATGCCGTGTTTTACCGGGTAGGATTTGGTTTTATCTCTGTTCCAGCACTCTGTTTCTGATCCAGCCCAAACCCACTAATCCAACCATCAGACATAAAAGTTCAGCCAAGGTCCCAAATACAGTATTTGTCTGGCATGCAAAAAGGCATTTTAAGATGCACCTTTTCCTGGTCATCTGCCACTTACATGTGTGCTGACCCTCATGCCACTTCCTGTATGAGGTCACCAGCTCTCAGGAAACATACATCACACAGGAGAGACTGTGCAACACTATAGGGAGATTATGCACACTCATGCAGGCCCCATTTACAGATACAGACTCCCTAGGGCaactctgcatgtgtgtgacaTCAGgctttttacatttattgtcTTGGCTGTCCTCACCATGATTcctgaacatttaatttattctgcacTCTGCTAACTGTTCACACCAAGAGTATTTAAACAGTAACATGTAtatatcttatcttatcttatcttatcttatcttatcttatcttatcttatcttatcttatcttatcttatcttacctAGCTGTGAATTAATCAATAAGGGTTTAAGATTAACTGACAGGCACATATTTGCAAGTTATAACTAAAACTTCATCCAGTAAGGCTGGTATGTTTTAGGTCATgcactgttttatttctgagttATTACATCCTGGGGTTCATTCTTGACGTATGATGCTGTAAATGGGTTTTTCCTCACCACACCAATGATTTTCCACTCATCTGCAAGTCTCTTGCACCtcagtcatttattttcctctgcACGTCTGCTTCTTAGAAATGTACTAAGGCCTTGTGTTTGATATCCCTGTGGTATCATCATTTTCACTTGCCTTGTCTTTTCCTATTGATTTCCTTGTTTGTGAACTAATAGAGAAAGAAACATTTAGTAGccaaatgtttgatttattttaagatatacaagaaatttttacacatttttttccaagCACTCAATCCCTTTTTTATGCATTTCCTCACAAAATAGCAGCTTGACAGCTTGTTTTACTTGCTCACACAGGATTGACTAAAATTCTTTATGAGTCAGATTAGCACTATGTGATTCatgtaatgtaattttctttttttaaaatgatgtgttgtttatcatGTACTTTTTCACATGGCTACGGAATGTAAAACGTAACATTAGACATATCACAaccacaaaacaataaacacatctgtttttctttgccttGGTTTTGGCATGTTACTgtattaatggaaaataaataaataagcattaaTGTAGTTACATTCTttagagtttattttatttctctgttttattgttttctaaaacattatgtttttatgtaattgcACCTACAGGTATGGTATGTTTTGGGAAATGTTGGAGTTTATGATTTATTGCTGTCAGACCTTTTGCTATTTTATTTAGTGAAATGttgacatgttttgttttaagttgtttattaGACTTTAGTATTATTACATGCTAGCATGTGATGATAATTACAAACCACAACATGGTGTTGAGGTTGATAGGAGTTCTATAAGTTATACTGGAGGGAGCTAAAGGGTTACTATTGTTCCCCATGGACTTAAATCTGAtcacaaattaataataaagtcCTTCAGAAGGTTACTAATTCTGGAAACTCccgttttattaaataaaatactattaaaTAACATTACTATCAACATGAAATAAACTAATTGGTATCTCCatgaaattattataaaaaatgaatgtttcCACTCCGTAACAAagacaaataatacaaaactaCCACCCCTACAGCCAATTCACAGTTTAATCAATTCGTCTAACACGAAATCAAAATACCCTGAGAAACTTGTACATGAACAAGGGGAACATGAAAACTCCACACAGCCCAAACTAACTAAACTAAGTCTCAAACAGGAACCTTCTCGCTGGGAGACaccagtgctaaccaccacaccaacaAACAGCTGAGCCGAGAAATAAATGTGGCTTTGAAACATAAAAGTATCTTGAAATCCATCACTATAATTTTAATGACATTAAAgtccattaaaaaacaaattcaaatttATCCCTTAggaaatttatatttttctaaatgaaactTCTTTTCATGTTTCTATATGTGTTCTATGCTGTTATAtctctgtttatattttaatccCAGCATTCATTTAGTAGTTTTGGTCTTTCATGAAGGTCTGAAGCTACTGTATTATCTTCCTTTGATCAACAGTTGTCCCTGATGGTGAAGATGATCCCCAGCCCCGACTGGTTTGTGGGTGTGGACAGTCTGAATCTTTGTGAGGGTAACcaatggaaacaggaagtgacccTGGACCTTCAGCCTTATGACGCAGGGACGGACAGTGGATTCACTTTCTCCTCTCCCAACTTCCCCACTAGCCCCTCAGAAAACATCACAAAGGTATGAGCTCTGCAAGAAGCCATCAGAACTGATGAGTCTaagtatttcatttatttagtcattggtgatttaatttgattgtgGTTAAAAGAAGTAATAAGCATGAGAATAAGGCATCTTTCCTAGCTGTCTCCACTTAAATGATTGCTTGGCAGCCCTCATGTCTGACCTGAAGGGTTTGAGTAAGATGGGCCTCCCTTCTTCCTTTGCTTATATAATACGCCATCCATCCTTTGCTTGCATGTGTTTTAAACTGACTTGTTATGCATTTTCAATTCTACTAAGACTCTTGATATGATTTGTTCTTTGCTGACTTATTCAGATCACGTCTCAGAAACCGAACCACCCAGCCAACTCATTCTACTACCCGCGCCTAAAGGAGCTTCCACCTATTGCCAGCATAAAGCTCACTCGGCAGCAAAGATCTCCTGACCGTCAAAGCTCGATGTCTAATCACATTTTGCCAAACTCCATCAGTCCTCAGCGCTTCTCAGGTAAGACTCACTTTAGCAGTTGTTTGCGGACAGtggaaaagtgtgtccaaactttagACTGGTAGTTTATATCTTTTTAATATTGCCCTAATTCTTACAGTTACATTCACTGATGATTTGCACACTTCTTACTGGTCTGGACACATAATCTCACCACATATACAAAGATGTTCTAATTGTTTTACTATTATCATTTGGTATATTTAATGTTGTGTTGGAAATACTCTCAAGATTAGAGTATAGCAGCTctacatttgttttcatctgtCCCTCTCAACCCCATACAGCGACACCTCTGGATTGTGAAGTTTCCCTCTGGTCATCCTGGGGTCTATGTCTAGGCCCCTGCTCCAGGGGTGGTGTTCGTCATCGCACACGTTACATCCTTTTGCGACCGGCCAATGCTGGCAGCCCTTGCCCTGAATTGGAGGAACAGGCTGAATGTATGCCACACAGCTGCATGAAGAAACGGCAGTAAACCACAACGTGCACAAGCACAAGCACAGACTCAGATTTTTATCACTGCCGGACTGAGAAAATGTTGCTGGATCTTGAGCATCTCTAAtgatagatttttcttttatttcctatTTTCTTGCAGCCATACTGTGGACGttagctgtatttttgttgaaAAGTGATTAGTTCAGAGCAAATACTCCTCTGAATATCTTTTAGGAgcagtaaaaagaaatttaaagtgttttggaAAAACTGTTGAATGAGTAATCAGGCTCAAAACAATAGCTTAGATGTTTTATagtgtaaaataattttataaatgtacAACTGTATTCCCAATAGAATGGGAAatggtgtaaaatgtaaataaaaacaaaatgcgaTGATTTATAAAATATGTGAACCCTGTATTGGACTGAAAACATTACAAAGATCACTTAACACATTTAAGAAACGTCACTTACTTTTGAGAAAcatctccatttaaaaaaaatgtttaaaacatttgagACAAAGGCAAGAAAAGACTGCTGACCTTGTGAAACATCTTCCAGCTAATTTGCTCAACTGCCAACAGGTCAGGAAAAGGCAGCATAAAAAGAGAGCATCCCATACAGGCTAAAGCCctcagaagaaaagaagaggagaggttCAACACCCCACGTTTTCAGAGTAAAGCTGCATGCAAGTTTGGAGTTTAATCATTTGTGGTAGATAATATCATTAAAGAGATTCGGATAGTTtgagagaaaatgtctgcacaCAAGGGACAAGGATGAAAAACATTACTGAGTAGCTGTGATCTTCAAGCCCTCAGGCAAcgctgcattaaaaccagacactACGGCTCAGGATCACCTCTGAAAACTATCATCAGTTATCACGTTTCAACGATGCATCCCCTGATGAAAGTTAAAACTTTACTAAGCTCTGGAAACACTGCTGCCTTCTCTGCGCCAAAGCTCAGTTATGATCATGCACTGAGGCAAAGTAGAAAACTGTCCTTTGATCTGACAAATGAatattagaaatgtttttttttttaatcatggaCACTCTGTCCTCCAGGCTAAAGATAAAAGGGAACACTCATACTCGTATTATCAGTAGAAAGTGAAAAGCCAATATGTAGGTTTTGGAGCAATATATGCTGCCATGTAGACTACTAATTTTACAGGGAAAAGTTTGCTTAACTTGTTGATGGCAtccaaattaaaatataaatatatttaaaaaaattttgaCATGTTGCCTTTGGGATGTAATTGatttacaaaatgttttattgacatctctttttacattttttatattactCTTTTTACAAGTTTTTTCATTGTATGTTCacaatagcatttttttttttatttacaactgATAGAGGCACACTAGTAACATCATATACTTTTTCATGCACACATGTTCACAGAGATCTGCACTTGAAGGTCCTTGCACATACTGCATCCTTATGCTGCCATGGAAGCGTTAGCACAgcttttaaaactctttaaaaataacttcaCGCCCCTATTTATAAAGATTGCCTCTTGTCAGAATCAACTAATAGCTGACTTTAAGCGCAGTCACTCCACCATGGATATCCTGTTATTCAATAGAACAGAGTGCAGCTTTAatgaatgataaataaatgtgttttgttttctattttgatAGTGTTGATATTTTGTACATACTGTATGATTTACCTTATCTTGTAAAACTTCTAAATAaatattagcttttttttattgaaaaaaaatctttgttaaaaatttcttctaacattttccatttagactgtattattattattattttattaaaacagcatATTTGTTCAAAGCTTACACAACACCAATGAACATTCTTGATAAGCAGTTTCAATAATACAGTGATGATATGTATGTCACAGTTTACCAGTATTGACACGTCTGTTTTTATCCTAAGAACTCTCAGTCTCagtgcaaaaataaacaaatatttcacaGCATGAAAAGGttatgactgtttttttttttgtctaaatgaAAGTCTGGTTTTCAGATTAACTATACATAAAATGGCATACAATGCactctttttaaaatgtcattcattttctatttttatttatttatttgtttgaccCAGACAACTTTAAATATGGTATTTGCTCTGGCAGAGCATCACTCCACTGCCTTTCAATGTACAGTATGTAGCGATGTAGCACCTCCTAGTGGCCGTAATCGGTAAAAAATAATGCTGCAATACCGCAACAAATATCACTAAGACCATCTATAAAGActaagaaataaagaataaataattttattataattgaTACATTAAGGCTAAACAAATGTTATATGGCAGTATAGTctgcatttctttgtgttttgtaaatGGTGTGAGATACTTCAGGGAAAATAAATCTTATAACAATGTTTACTTATTCTGATTTCTAAATATCTGCATCTACCTTAAAACTCCTGTCGCCTTTAGTAAATGAATATTAATGATAAATCATGtgatttttccatcttcatttGAGATAAGTTGGTCCACCTCCGGTTGCCACTGCGGGGAAAGTGTTACTTCGGCCGGTCGCTAGAGGTCGCtgtttccacacattttctgtgTCTCCGCAGTGCTGCCAGTTTACAAGGAGGAGTGCGTTTGATTGTTGCAGAGCTCAATGGCGGACAGAGCAGTATAGTCGCGTTGACGCCGAGGACAAAAACGTTTCGACTGGGTGAATTCCTGTCGCGACTCGGTCCGTCGCCGCATGTCTGCGGGTGCAGACTGGAATAATTCTGCATCTACATTACATCTACGTTTTTACATTAAACTATATTTCTTTTCGTCTCCTACCGTTAGCTTTCTTCGGTTCCCATCCCGAGCGGAGAAGTTAGACTGTTCATGGTGGCTCATTAGAGTCAGCAACTAGCTCGTGAGCGAACCATGGGGGACTCTCTCGAATTGATCGGGAAGCGTCTGCTTTTGCTCCTCGACGAGAATAGG is part of the Melanotaenia boesemani isolate fMelBoe1 chromosome 7, fMelBoe1.pri, whole genome shotgun sequence genome and harbors:
- the spon2a gene encoding spondin-2a, with the translated sequence MMSSENLTCGWLQQLLVVLVKLCLTLAGPLRPPNGTDCTAKSPASYILVFTGHWSPQAFPKQYPLFRPPAQWSKLIAVSHNRQFRLWEEGASASPGVQNFAELGVTVELMRAAKEARRKRTVGAMHRTAGIPNGIGHSSTEMLMQPRNSLLSLMVKMIPSPDWFVGVDSLNLCEGNQWKQEVTLDLQPYDAGTDSGFTFSSPNFPTSPSENITKITSQKPNHPANSFYYPRLKELPPIASIKLTRQQRSPDRQSSMSNHILPNSISPQRFSATPLDCEVSLWSSWGLCLGPCSRGGVRHRTRYILLRPANAGSPCPELEEQAECMPHSCMKKRQ